GGTGGGGCTTTCCGGAGCTGGAAAAAGCACGATCATTAACCTGCTGGATAAATTTTATACGCCGGATAGTGGAAGGATTTTGCTCGATGGAATTGACCTTAACGAATATGATACGCATTTCTTGCGGGACAATATCGGGCTTGTTTTGCAGAAGAACCATATTTTTAATGGGACTATTGAAGAAAATATCCGTTACGGAAATATGAATGCCTCCCGTGATGACATTATTGCTGCTGCAAAAAAAGCATATATCCACGATCAGATCATGCAGATGCCAGATCAGTATGATGCCAAAGCGCTATTATTATCGGGTGGACAACAACAACGTATCGCGATAGCCCGGATGTTTATTAAAAACCCACCTATTATTTTCCTCGATGAGCCCACTGCAAGTTTGGATGCAATTGCGACGGAGCAAATTAAAAATAGCCTGGATGCGATAAAAAAAGACAGGACCGTAATAATTATCTCGCACTCCATTTCCCAGATTATTGATGCCGACCATATTTATGCCATGAAAGAAGGACACATTGTAGAGCACGGTACACATGAGGATATTTACCGCCAGAAAGGAACCTATAAAGACATTTTTGATGCCAGTGCCCGAAGCCTCAATATCGAAAAAATTGCCCGGACAATGGATGAAACATAATTTGTATTTGCATTGCCTACTTTTTGACCATTATTATATATATTCGTACACTCTAAATTAGAAGAATATGCGTTATGTGTTGGCATTTTTTTTGCCTTGGTTGTCGTTGATACTCCAGGGTAAAATAGGTTCAGGAATTATATGCCTGATTTTACAAATTACAATTATAGGCTGGATTCCCGCATTTATATGGGCGGTAACAGCACTTAACAGGATGTATGCCGACCGTAGGACTGCTCAAATTATACGGGCTGCCAGAAGGTAATTTGTCAGAGGATTATTTTGTTTCCAGCCGCTTGCGAAAGGTAATACCATAGATTTTAACATGTTGTTAATGGGGGCTGCCAAAAAAATAATTACATTTACCGGGTGAAAAAATTACGCTATATAACAACTCTTGTCCTGTCGGCCTGGCTATTGCTGCTGACGGTATTGCCATGCAGTGACGCGCATGCACAAGGAATAGCAGTTTCACAAACCGCAGTCGTTCAGGCTGGCGATTCCCATCAGGACTTTTGTAGTCCGTTTTGTGTGTGTTCCTGCTGTGCAAGCCCAATTATCATGCAGGCATTTGTACTTTTTGAATTGCCACAGTTTACCACTTCTTACGAATTGGTAGCGAGTTTCTACGAATCCATCATCTCCGATTTCCACGGCTCCATTTGGCAGCCACCCCAGTTAGTATAATGATAGGCCGAAATGTTCGGCTGTTTTTGCGAGGCTTATAGCCACAAAATGCTATTACCAGTAGTGCTGGTAATGGAATGTATCATTATAATACACCTTCCTAATGTTAGATCGCATTATTCATTTCAGTATTACCAATAAATTCAGTATCGGATTAATGACACTGGCGTTGGTAGTAGTGGGGACTTATTCCTTATACCACCTGCCCATGGATGCCCTGCCGGACATCACCAACAATCAGGTACAAATTATTACAACCTCTCCCACACTGGCGACCCAGGAAGTGGAACAATTTATTACCTACCCTATTGAGCAAGCTGTAAAGCCCATTCCTAAAATCGTGGAATTGCGATCCATCAGCCGCTTTGGGCTGAGTGTCGTTACCGTGGTGTTTGAGGAAAATGTCGATATCTATTGGGCGCGAGCCCAGATTTCTGAACGCCTCAAGGAAACTGAGGAGCAAATCCCCAAAGGCGTCGGACGGCCCGAAATGGCTCCTGTAAGTACCGGATTGGGTGAGATTTATCAATATGTGGTATTTCCGGAAGCGGGATACGAAAAAGATTTTTCTGCAACCGAACTCCGTACCATCCAGGACTGGATTATTAAACCCCAATTGATTGGAACGGCTGGAGTGGCTGAGGTGAATACCCTTGGGGGGATGCTCAAACAGTATGAGATCGCGGTACAGCCGGATAAATTAAAAAGTATGAATGTCACCATTGCTGAGATTTTTACAGCATTGGAATCCAATAATGAAAATACCGGTGGTGCCTATATTGATAAAAAGCCCTATGCTTATTTTATCCGTGGTATCGGGATGGTAAGCAGTATCGATGATATCAATAAAATTGTGGTCAAAAACCAAAATGGTATTCCAATACTCGTTCGCGATATCGCCAAAGTACAAATTGGCAGTAGTATCCGTTATGGGGCTGTTACCAAAGATGGAAAAGGAGAAGAAGTGAGCGGTATGGTAATGATGCTGAAAGGAGAAAACAGCGGTGAAGTCGTTGCTCGTGTAAAAGAAAAAATGGAGCAGATTAAAAAATCACTACCCAAAGGGGTCTCCATTGCTCCTTTTATGGATCGTACGAAGCTGGTCGATAAAGCGATTGGTACCATTCGGACCAACCTGATTGAAGGGGCATTGATCGTTATTTTTATATTGGTGCTCTTGCTGGGGAATTGGCGTGCTGGCCTGGTCGTGGCTTCGGTCATTCCGTTAGCGCTGCTTTTTGCAATCGCCATGATGAAACTCTTTGGCGTTAGTGGTAACCTGATGAGCCTTGGTGCCATAGATTTCGGGCTTATTGTTGATGGCGCGGTGATTATTGTCGAAGCCATTGTCCATCGCTTACAGGTCAGGAGCAAAGGACAGCTGACGGCCGCACAAATGGATGCTGAGGTGTATGAAGCCTCTTCTAAAATCAGGAGTAGTGCTGCATTTGGAGAAATCATCATCTTAATTGTATACCTGCCGATATTGGCTTTAGTAGGGATTGAAGGAAAAATGTTCGGCCCTATGGCGCAAACGGTTTGTTTTGCCCTGTTGGGTGCTTTTATTCTCTCTTTGACCTATGTGCCCATGATGAGTGCCTTGGTTCTCAAAAAAGAAACTGGACATACCAAAAATATCAGTGACAGGATTATCAATGCCATTTACGGCGTATACCGTCCGGTATTGGAAGCGGCGCTTCGGGTAAAAGTAGCGGTCATAGGAGGTTCGATAGCACTTTTTGCAGTAGCACTATTCCTGTTTAGCACTTTAGGCGGAGAATTTATCCCAACACTGGATGAAGGTGATATTGCCACCCACCTGATTATTGCTTCCGGAAGTTCACTTTCTCAGGAAATTGAAGCAACCACCAAAGCGGAACAAATATTAAAATCCAGGTTCCCGGAAGTACGGATGGTCGTGAGTAAGATCGGGAGTGCTGAAATCCCGACGGATCCGATGCCTATAGAAGCGGGTGATATGATCATTTTGCTAAAAGACAAAAGCGAATGGACTTCTGCGAAAACAAAAGAAGAACTGATGGAAAAAATGGAGAAAGCCCTGGAAGAAATCCCGGGCGCCACAACCGAATTTTCCCAACCGATACAAATGCGTTTTAACGAATTGATGACCGGTGTCCGTAGTGATGTGGCTATTAAGATCTTTGGAGAAGACATTGATATGCTGGTTAGCAAAGGAGAAGAAACGCTACAACTGATTAGTGGTGTGGAAGGCGTTACAGATGCCAAGCTGGAAAGAGTGGCGGGATTACCACAGATTGCTGTACGGTATAATAAAGATAAACTGGCATTATACGGATTGAATATTGGCGACCTGAACCGCGTGATTCGTATCGGATTTGCGGGGGAAGCTGCGGGAAGAGTTTACGAAGGGGAAAAACGTTTTGACCTGGTGGTACGCCTCGATGAAAACAGCCGTCAGGATATTTCCAACCTGAAATCACTCTTTGTAACCCTGCCTACCGGAAACCAGATTCCATTGGAACAAATTGCAGACATTAATTATGAAGATGGCCCCATGCAAATCAGCCGTGAGGATGGCAAGCGCCGTATCGTAGTTGGATTCAATGTGCGTGGGAAAGATGTCAAAGGTGTGGTCGAGGCCATTCAGGCGAAACTGGATAAAAACCTGCATTTGCCGGATGGGTATTATACCACGTTTGGCGGTCAGTTTGAAAACCTGATTGATGCCAACAAGCGCCTGATTATTGCGGTACCTATTGCGTTGTCCCTTATTTTTATATTATTGTTTTTTACATTTCATTCCATCCGCCAATCGCTGCTCATTTTTACTGCCATTCCTTTGTCTGCTATCGGAGGCATATTTGCGTTATGGCTTCGGGGAATGCCGTTTAGTATCTCTGCCGGAGTAGGTTTTATAGCACTATTTGGTGTCGCAGTACTCAACGGGATTGTATTAATCGGGTGTTTTAACCAATTGCGGAAAGATGGGATGCACAAGATTGAAGACCGTATCCGGGAAGGGACAAAAATTCGGCTTCGTCCTGTGATCCTGACTGCTGCCGTAGCCTCATTAGGGTTTCTGCCGATGGCATTAAGCACTACTGCAGGAGCTGAAGTACAAAAGCCTTTGGCGACAGTAGTTATTGGCGGATTGGTAACAGCGACCTTGTTGACGCTAATCGTATTGCCGATATTGTATTACTTTTTTGAAAAGAAAAAAGAGCCTGCAATAGAAAATGAGCAACCGGAGCAACACGTATAGAGTAAACAATAAAGGAAGGGAAATTCATAATTCCCACCTTCAAAAAATAGAAAAAATGAAAAATAATTTTCAAAGAAACGGAATACTACTACTCTGTAGCCTACTCTGGGCAACTGTCACGGTAGCACAATCTCCGCTTACTTTAAATGAAGCCATTGCAGCAGGAATTAAGAACAATCCCAACCTGCAGGCGGCACAACTCGATAGTAAAATGCAATTGCAATTGGTGAAATCGGCTTATGAATTACCACAGACGGAATTCACAGGGACATTTGGCCAAATCAATACCAAAGCCAACGATAGGAATTTTGCAGTATCGCAGACGTTTAGCCCATTTCAGTATGGTGCCAAAAAGAAATTACTGCAGGCCAATAGTGCTTTAAGTACTTTGCAGGCAGCACAGACCCAACAGGAATTGATTTTTAGCATCCGGCAATCCTGGAATGCCATGTTGTATTATGCCGAATTGAATAAGATTATGGAAAAACACAACAGCCTGATGAAGCGCTTTGTGAGATCGGCAAGCCTGAAATTTGATACTGGTGAAACGAATGCGCTCGAAAAAACAACAGCCGTAGCCAAGCAGCAGGAGCTGGAACAACAGATTAAGCAAAACCAGGCTTTATTGTGGGTCGAGCAATCAAAACTTAAAACGTACCTGAATGATACCGGAGATTTCCGGATTTCCGATACACTGCTCACTGCACTTCCGGCATTGACAGTACTGGACAGCAGTATGGTCGTAAAAAACAACGTCCTACAGGTAGCCGCTGAAAATGTACGGGTAGCAGAAGCCGCTACAAAAGTGCAGCGCTCCACCCTCATGCCGGATGTTACTGCTGGTTATTTTATCCAATCCTTTACCGGGAATCAGGAAGTCAACGGGGCGACGGTATATTATGATGGAGCACCTCGCTTTCAGGGTTTTACGGTAGGGATTTCACTACCACTTTTTGCGGGTAGTGGCGTAGCTAAGATCAAAGCGGCAAAAACGAATATTGAAATTCGCCAGAAGGATGCCGAATACCTACAGGCACAGCTGAAAAATCAATATTATCAATTACGGGAGCAATTGGCGACCTATGAATCCCTGATTGCGTATTACAAAACAACAGCATTGCCCAATGCGGAGACGATGACTGAAAATGCCTCCAAAGCCTATCGCAACGGAGACATATCATATGTAGAGTACGTTCAGGCTGTAGAAACCGCAATGACCATACGAACCAATTACCTTAATGCTTTAAATAAATACAACCAGACTGTAATCAATTTGCAGTTTATGGTGAATCAATAATAGAAGACAATGAAAAACAAGAATAGTATATATGGTGGTATTGCAGTAGCTGTTGTGCTTGCAGCAGTGCTTTATTTTGCTTTCCGAAAGACTCCGGCTCCTGCTAAAACTACAGCAGAAAATCCAACCGAAATCGAAAAAGCGGGTACTGCGGTACGGGAAGTGGAACTGAACGAGGCGCAGTATAAGGCTTCCGGTATTGTGTTGGGGAGTTTCGCCATGAAAAACCTGAGTGAAGTGGTGAATGCCAATGGGTATACCAAGTTACCCCCACAAAACCAGGCTGATGTTTCGGTATACCTTCCCGGAATAGTAAAATCGATTTTGGTGATCGAAGGGCAATTAGTACGTAAAGGACAATTACTCGCTACCCTGGAAAGCCCGGAATACGCGCGCCTGCAACAGGATTACCTCACGTCTAAAAGCAATCTGGAATACCTGAACCTGGAATACGACCGCCAGAAAACCCTAAGTGACGAAAATGTAAACTCTAAAAAGACATACCAAAAGACCAAATCAGACTATGAGATTGAAAAGGCACGGTTCAGTTCATTACAGCAGCAGTTAAACCTGTTGCACCTGAATCCGGGAGGCCCTGCGACATTACCGATATTGGCTCCAATAGCCGGTTATATTACCGAAATCACTATTAAATTAGGAAGTAATGCCGAAGTAGGAAAACCGCTTTTCAGCATCGTGGATAATTCCAAACTGCATGTTGATTTATTGGTATACGAAAAAGACCTGTACAAAGTAAAACCCGGACAGAATATTAGATTTGTACTGACAAATCAGGATAATACGGAAATCCGTGGAAAAGTATTTAATGTGGGTAAAGCCTTTGAAAATGAAACTAAGTCGGTAGCTGTTCATGCTGATATTTTAAATGCGAACCAGGCATTGATTTCCGGCATGTATGTGAATGCATTGATTGATGTAGGAGCGAAAGATGTGCAATCGCTACCTGTGGAAGCTGTAGTAAAGGCAGAAGGGCGTGAGTTTATTTTTATCCTTGAAGGTGAAGAAACCGAAAAAAAAGAAGAGCACGGTAAGCCCGCTGTAGAAGAAGGGAAACATTTTCACTTCCAGCGTATAGAAGTTAAGACCGGGACTTCACAATTAGGATTTGTTGAGGTATCTTTATTGCACGAAGTACCACCCAATGCACCTATAGTGCTAAAAGGGGCGTATTATATTCAAAGCCACTTGCTGAAAAGCGAAGGCGGTGGCGGGCATGAGCATTAATCTCTTGCGTGCTGAATAGTAAACGAAAAAAAGAATCTGTTGCTTTATTCCTGCTGTGATCGGCAGTGGAATAGCACTATAAAATGTAAAAGTATGGGACATAACCATGAAGATCATGATCATGAGGGGCACAGCCCTGCTCATGATGAAGAAAGTACAATTAAAGCCTATATCCCGGCTATTGTAAGTTTTATATTATTGGTTTCCGGGATGGTATTACAGCATCAGGAAGCGGAATTCTTTAAAAATCCACTTCGATTGGGCTGGTACCTTGTTGCCTATGCTTTGGTCGGGCTTCCGGTAAACTGGGAGGCCTTGAAAAGCATACGCCGCGGTGATGTATTCTCTGAATTTTTCCTGATGTCAATTGCAACGATCGGTGCCTTTTTTATCGGAGAGTATGCAGAGGGTGTAGCGGTAATGCTATTTTATGCGATTGGTGAACTTTTCCAGGATGCCGCTGTTAATAAGGCCAAAAGAAGTATCAAAGCCTTATTGGATATACGTCCTGACACCGTAACGGTACTACGCGATACCGGTGCGGTTACTATCAATCCGACAGCAGTTACCGTTGGGGAGATTATCCAGGTGAAACCGGGAGAAAAAGTCGCCCTTGATGGTATATTGTTA
The Flavobacterium kingsejongi genome window above contains:
- a CDS encoding TolC family protein; the encoded protein is MKNNFQRNGILLLCSLLWATVTVAQSPLTLNEAIAAGIKNNPNLQAAQLDSKMQLQLVKSAYELPQTEFTGTFGQINTKANDRNFAVSQTFSPFQYGAKKKLLQANSALSTLQAAQTQQELIFSIRQSWNAMLYYAELNKIMEKHNSLMKRFVRSASLKFDTGETNALEKTTAVAKQQELEQQIKQNQALLWVEQSKLKTYLNDTGDFRISDTLLTALPALTVLDSSMVVKNNVLQVAAENVRVAEAATKVQRSTLMPDVTAGYFIQSFTGNQEVNGATVYYDGAPRFQGFTVGISLPLFAGSGVAKIKAAKTNIEIRQKDAEYLQAQLKNQYYQLREQLATYESLIAYYKTTALPNAETMTENASKAYRNGDISYVEYVQAVETAMTIRTNYLNALNKYNQTVINLQFMVNQ
- a CDS encoding YqaE/Pmp3 family membrane protein; this translates as MRYVLAFFLPWLSLILQGKIGSGIICLILQITIIGWIPAFIWAVTALNRMYADRRTAQIIRAARR
- a CDS encoding efflux RND transporter periplasmic adaptor subunit is translated as MKNKNSIYGGIAVAVVLAAVLYFAFRKTPAPAKTTAENPTEIEKAGTAVREVELNEAQYKASGIVLGSFAMKNLSEVVNANGYTKLPPQNQADVSVYLPGIVKSILVIEGQLVRKGQLLATLESPEYARLQQDYLTSKSNLEYLNLEYDRQKTLSDENVNSKKTYQKTKSDYEIEKARFSSLQQQLNLLHLNPGGPATLPILAPIAGYITEITIKLGSNAEVGKPLFSIVDNSKLHVDLLVYEKDLYKVKPGQNIRFVLTNQDNTEIRGKVFNVGKAFENETKSVAVHADILNANQALISGMYVNALIDVGAKDVQSLPVEAVVKAEGREFIFILEGEETEKKEEHGKPAVEEGKHFHFQRIEVKTGTSQLGFVEVSLLHEVPPNAPIVLKGAYYIQSHLLKSEGGGGHEH
- a CDS encoding efflux RND transporter permease subunit encodes the protein MLDRIIHFSITNKFSIGLMTLALVVVGTYSLYHLPMDALPDITNNQVQIITTSPTLATQEVEQFITYPIEQAVKPIPKIVELRSISRFGLSVVTVVFEENVDIYWARAQISERLKETEEQIPKGVGRPEMAPVSTGLGEIYQYVVFPEAGYEKDFSATELRTIQDWIIKPQLIGTAGVAEVNTLGGMLKQYEIAVQPDKLKSMNVTIAEIFTALESNNENTGGAYIDKKPYAYFIRGIGMVSSIDDINKIVVKNQNGIPILVRDIAKVQIGSSIRYGAVTKDGKGEEVSGMVMMLKGENSGEVVARVKEKMEQIKKSLPKGVSIAPFMDRTKLVDKAIGTIRTNLIEGALIVIFILVLLLGNWRAGLVVASVIPLALLFAIAMMKLFGVSGNLMSLGAIDFGLIVDGAVIIVEAIVHRLQVRSKGQLTAAQMDAEVYEASSKIRSSAAFGEIIILIVYLPILALVGIEGKMFGPMAQTVCFALLGAFILSLTYVPMMSALVLKKETGHTKNISDRIINAIYGVYRPVLEAALRVKVAVIGGSIALFAVALFLFSTLGGEFIPTLDEGDIATHLIIASGSSLSQEIEATTKAEQILKSRFPEVRMVVSKIGSAEIPTDPMPIEAGDMIILLKDKSEWTSAKTKEELMEKMEKALEEIPGATTEFSQPIQMRFNELMTGVRSDVAIKIFGEDIDMLVSKGEETLQLISGVEGVTDAKLERVAGLPQIAVRYNKDKLALYGLNIGDLNRVIRIGFAGEAAGRVYEGEKRFDLVVRLDENSRQDISNLKSLFVTLPTGNQIPLEQIADINYEDGPMQISREDGKRRIVVGFNVRGKDVKGVVEAIQAKLDKNLHLPDGYYTTFGGQFENLIDANKRLIIAVPIALSLIFILLFFTFHSIRQSLLIFTAIPLSAIGGIFALWLRGMPFSISAGVGFIALFGVAVLNGIVLIGCFNQLRKDGMHKIEDRIREGTKIRLRPVILTAAVASLGFLPMALSTTAGAEVQKPLATVVIGGLVTATLLTLIVLPILYYFFEKKKEPAIENEQPEQHV
- a CDS encoding DUF6660 family protein; the encoded protein is MKKLRYITTLVLSAWLLLLTVLPCSDAHAQGIAVSQTAVVQAGDSHQDFCSPFCVCSCCASPIIMQAFVLFELPQFTTSYELVASFYESIISDFHGSIWQPPQLV